The Chelatococcus sp. HY11 nucleotide sequence GTCCAGGCGGCAGCCCTTGCCGGCCGCGCGCCGGATGTCGCCCAGCTGCTGAGCCGCCTGACGATCGGCCTCGTGATGAACACGAAGCCCGTCGCCCTCGACAGCGGCCCGGACAAGGGCGCCTTCCTCAAGAATGTAGCCCCGAATTTCCTCACCATCGGCACCTACCAGGGCCATCCTTACGCCGTGCCGCACTCCTTCGGCACGCCGATCGTGTACTACAACAAGGACCTGTTCCGCGCCGCCGGGCTCGACCCGCAGAAGCCGCCGCGGACCTGGCAGGAGATGCGCGAGCTCGCGCGGCAGATCAAGACGAACACGGGCAAGCACGGCCTGTTCGTCTCCACCGGTGGTCGCGACGTCGGCCCGCAGCAGATGATCGTCAATACCGGCGCCGACATGCTGTCCGCCGACTTCAGCCGCGCCACCTTCGCGACGCCTGATGCCATTGCCTCCATGCAGCTCTGGCAGGACATGGCCGTCACCGACAAGTCGCTCGCCGTCTTCACCGAGCGTGAGAACACGTCGCTCTTCATGGCCGGGCAGATCGGCATGATGGTGACATCGGTCGCCAGCTTCCAGGGCGCCAAGCGCAGCACCGAGGGCGTCTTCGAGCTCGGCATCGGCCATTATCCGACGTGGAACGACAAGCCGCGGCGCGTCCCGAATTCCGGCGCGGCGCTGATGGTGTTCTCCCAGGACGAGAAGCGCCGTGAAGCGACATTCCGCTTCCTCGCCTATCTGATGCAGCCGGAGGTCAGCAACCGCTGGGCCGTTGAATCCGGCTATCTGCCGATCGCCCCTGGCGCCCAGCAGGCCGAGGTCATCAAGCAGGCCGTCGCCAAGGAGCCGCGCTGGGGCGTTGCCGTCGCGCAGATGGATGACCTTGTCGCCACGGCCCGTTGGCCCGGCAGTCGCGTTGTCGAGATTCAGATCGTTCTCGAGAACATGGTCCAGGCGCTATGGCAGGGCAAGGCTCCGGCATCGGAACTGGTGCCGGCAGCGGAAGCGGAGATCTCCCGGCTGATCGCCCAAGGTAGCTAAAAGGCAGCTAAGACACTGATGTCTGCTGCACCCTGAACAACTGAAGCCGTCATTCCGGGGCCTCGCGTCAGCGAGGAGCCCGGAAAGACGATGTGCCCCTCTGCGAAATCGACATGCGCCGGCTCCATCCCGCCCTCCCCAGGAATGTCTCATGACTGACGCGATTGACAGTGCACCTGTCGCTCTTCAAGGATCGGCACGACGCCGTCGACGGCTCGACATCCGGCCTGCCGCCTTTCTCGCGCCCTTCATCGTTCTGCTCGGGGTGTTCACCTATTGGCCCCTGGTCGACACGGTCTATCTGAGCTTCATGAAGCTCAACACCAATGCACCCGCGAGCTTTGTCGGAGTGAACAACTTCCGGGGTGTTCTCGACAACAGCCAGTTTCACGACGCCGCGATCAATTCATTGATCTACGTATTCGTGTCGATTCCGTTGAAGGTTCTTCTGCCCATTCCTCTGGCGGTCTTCATCTGGACTATCGGTGAACGTGCGGCGAACATCTACAAATCGCTTCTGTTCCTGCCGACCCTGCTGAGCTTCGTCGTCGTTTCCATCGTCTGGATATGGCTGCTCAATCCGGTGATGGGCTTGTTCCAGTCGCTCATCCGTCCGTTCGGCCTGCAGATGCCCGCCCTGTTGTCCGATGTCGGCACCGCGATCTACGTCATCATCGGCGTCGGCGCCTGGAAGCTCATCGGCTTCAACGTGCTGCTCTACCTGGCGGGTCTGTCGAGCATCGGCCGGGACTATATCGAGGCCATGCGGCTCGACGGCGCGGGCGACTGGACCCTGCTGCGGCGGCTCATCATT carries:
- a CDS encoding sugar ABC transporter permease, producing the protein MTDAIDSAPVALQGSARRRRRLDIRPAAFLAPFIVLLGVFTYWPLVDTVYLSFMKLNTNAPASFVGVNNFRGVLDNSQFHDAAINSLIYVFVSIPLKVLLPIPLAVFIWTIGERAANIYKSLLFLPTLLSFVVVSIVWIWLLNPVMGLFQSLIRPFGLQMPALLSDVGTAIYVIIGVGAWKLIGFNVLLYLAGLSSIGRDYIEAMRLDGAGDWTLLRRLIIPLLSPTIFFVLISTVVFTIQQVFTPIDVMTEGGPLNATTNLFYVVYQYMFQSFNVGYSAAGTVILFVFLGALTVFKVLVIEKRVHYS
- a CDS encoding ABC transporter substrate-binding protein, translating into MRRLLAPMAALALFAVGQAQAADPVTINFWHYQTSNREDLTRTINDFMVKNPDIKVREQFKDNNNLATEVQAAALAGRAPDVAQLLSRLTIGLVMNTKPVALDSGPDKGAFLKNVAPNFLTIGTYQGHPYAVPHSFGTPIVYYNKDLFRAAGLDPQKPPRTWQEMRELARQIKTNTGKHGLFVSTGGRDVGPQQMIVNTGADMLSADFSRATFATPDAIASMQLWQDMAVTDKSLAVFTERENTSLFMAGQIGMMVTSVASFQGAKRSTEGVFELGIGHYPTWNDKPRRVPNSGAALMVFSQDEKRREATFRFLAYLMQPEVSNRWAVESGYLPIAPGAQQAEVIKQAVAKEPRWGVAVAQMDDLVATARWPGSRVVEIQIVLENMVQALWQGKAPASELVPAAEAEISRLIAQGS